The following proteins are co-located in the Amblyraja radiata isolate CabotCenter1 chromosome 8, sAmbRad1.1.pri, whole genome shotgun sequence genome:
- the six2 gene encoding homeobox protein SIX2 isoform X2 yields the protein MSMLPTFGFTQEQVACVCEVLQQGGNIERLGRFLWSLPACEHLHKNESVLKAKAVVAFHRGNFRELYKILESHQFSLHNHPKLQQLWLKAHYIEAEKLRGRPLGAVGKYRVRRKFPLPRSIWDGEETSYCFKEKSRSVLREWYAHNPYPSPREKRELAEATGLTTTQVSNWFKNRRQRDRAAEAKERENSENSNSNVTPGGHNQMNPSMNGNKNMLASSDEEKTPSQTPDHTSSSPALLLGSLGQSSNSSMQPLHSLAAPPGPSAVAVPNSDVIHHHALQDSMLNPMSSNLVDLGS from the exons ATGTCGATGCTTCCAACGTTTGGTTTTACTCAAGAGCAAGTGGCGTGCGTGTGCGAAGTCCTTCAACAAGGGGGTAACATCGAGCGGCTCGGCCGCTTCCTGTGGTCATTACCAGCCTGCGAGCATCTGCATAAAAACGAGAGCGTTCTCAAAGCAAAGGCCGTGGTGGCTTTCCACCGGGGTAATTTCCGCGAACTCTACAAGATCCTGGAGAGTCATCAGTTCTCTCTGCACAACCATCCCAAGCTGCAGCAGCTGTGGTTAAAGGCTCACTACATCGAAGCCGAAAAGTTGCGGGGGCGGCCGCTGGGGGCCGTGGGCAAGTACCGCGTCCGGCGCAAATTCCCACTGCCGCGCTCTATCTGGGACGGCGAGGAGACCAGCTATTGCTTTAAGGAGAAGTCGCGCAGCGTCCTGCGGGAATGGTATGCGCACAACCCCTACCCTTCTCCTCGGGAAAAGAGGGAATTGGCCGAAGCCACCGGCCTCACCACCACACAGGTTAGCAACTGGTTCAAGAACAGGAGACAGAGGGACCGGGCCGCCGAAGCCAAGGAAAG AGAAAACAGCGAGAACTCGAATTCAAACGTCACGCCCGGCGGCCACAACCAAATGAATCCTTCAATGAATGGGAACAAAAACATGCTAGCGAGTTCGGACGAGGAAAAGACTCCATCCCAGACGCCAGATCACACTTCCAGCAGCCCCGCGCTGTTGTTGGGATCCCTGGGCCAAAGTTCCAACTCCAGCATGCAGCCACTGCACTCTCTGGCCGCGCCCCCGGGTCCTAGTGCCGTTGCGGTACCCAACTCAGATGTTATACACCATCACGCTTTACAAGACTCCATGCTCAATCCCATGTCATCCAATTTGGTTGACCTTGGCTCGTAA
- the six2 gene encoding homeobox protein SIX2 isoform X3 — translation MSMLPTFGFTQEQVACVCEVLQQGGNIERLGRFLWSLPACEHLHKNESVLKAKAVVAFHRGNFRELYKILESHQFSLHNHPKLQQLWLKAHYIEAEKLRGRPLGAVGKYRVRRKFPLPRSIWDGEETSYCFKEKSRSVLREWYAHNPYPSPREKRELAEATGLTTTQRKQRELEFKRHARRPQPNESFNEWEQKHASEFGRGKDSIPDARSHFQQPRAVVGIPGPKFQLQHAATALSGRAPGS, via the exons ATGTCGATGCTTCCAACGTTTGGTTTTACTCAAGAGCAAGTGGCGTGCGTGTGCGAAGTCCTTCAACAAGGGGGTAACATCGAGCGGCTCGGCCGCTTCCTGTGGTCATTACCAGCCTGCGAGCATCTGCATAAAAACGAGAGCGTTCTCAAAGCAAAGGCCGTGGTGGCTTTCCACCGGGGTAATTTCCGCGAACTCTACAAGATCCTGGAGAGTCATCAGTTCTCTCTGCACAACCATCCCAAGCTGCAGCAGCTGTGGTTAAAGGCTCACTACATCGAAGCCGAAAAGTTGCGGGGGCGGCCGCTGGGGGCCGTGGGCAAGTACCGCGTCCGGCGCAAATTCCCACTGCCGCGCTCTATCTGGGACGGCGAGGAGACCAGCTATTGCTTTAAGGAGAAGTCGCGCAGCGTCCTGCGGGAATGGTATGCGCACAACCCCTACCCTTCTCCTCGGGAAAAGAGGGAATTGGCCGAAGCCACCGGCCTCACCACCACACAG AGAAAACAGCGAGAACTCGAATTCAAACGTCACGCCCGGCGGCCACAACCAAATGAATCCTTCAATGAATGGGAACAAAAACATGCTAGCGAGTTCGGACGAGGAAAAGACTCCATCCCAGACGCCAGATCACACTTCCAGCAGCCCCGCGCTGTTGTTGGGATCCCTGGGCCAAAGTTCCAACTCCAGCATGCAGCCACTGCACTCTCTGGCCGCGCCCCCGGGTCCTAG
- the six2 gene encoding homeobox protein SIX2 isoform X1 codes for MSMLPTFGFTQEQVACVCEVLQQGGNIERLGRFLWSLPACEHLHKNESVLKAKAVVAFHRGNFRELYKILESHQFSLHNHPKLQQLWLKAHYIEAEKLRGRPLGAVGKYRVRRKFPLPRSIWDGEETSYCFKEKSRSVLREWYAHNPYPSPREKRELAEATGLTTTQVSNWFKNRRQRDRAAEAKERYEENSENSNSNVTPGGHNQMNPSMNGNKNMLASSDEEKTPSQTPDHTSSSPALLLGSLGQSSNSSMQPLHSLAAPPGPSAVAVPNSDVIHHHALQDSMLNPMSSNLVDLGS; via the exons ATGTCGATGCTTCCAACGTTTGGTTTTACTCAAGAGCAAGTGGCGTGCGTGTGCGAAGTCCTTCAACAAGGGGGTAACATCGAGCGGCTCGGCCGCTTCCTGTGGTCATTACCAGCCTGCGAGCATCTGCATAAAAACGAGAGCGTTCTCAAAGCAAAGGCCGTGGTGGCTTTCCACCGGGGTAATTTCCGCGAACTCTACAAGATCCTGGAGAGTCATCAGTTCTCTCTGCACAACCATCCCAAGCTGCAGCAGCTGTGGTTAAAGGCTCACTACATCGAAGCCGAAAAGTTGCGGGGGCGGCCGCTGGGGGCCGTGGGCAAGTACCGCGTCCGGCGCAAATTCCCACTGCCGCGCTCTATCTGGGACGGCGAGGAGACCAGCTATTGCTTTAAGGAGAAGTCGCGCAGCGTCCTGCGGGAATGGTATGCGCACAACCCCTACCCTTCTCCTCGGGAAAAGAGGGAATTGGCCGAAGCCACCGGCCTCACCACCACACAGGTTAGCAACTGGTTCAAGAACAGGAGACAGAGGGACCGGGCCGCCGAAGCCAAGGAAAGGTACGA AGAAAACAGCGAGAACTCGAATTCAAACGTCACGCCCGGCGGCCACAACCAAATGAATCCTTCAATGAATGGGAACAAAAACATGCTAGCGAGTTCGGACGAGGAAAAGACTCCATCCCAGACGCCAGATCACACTTCCAGCAGCCCCGCGCTGTTGTTGGGATCCCTGGGCCAAAGTTCCAACTCCAGCATGCAGCCACTGCACTCTCTGGCCGCGCCCCCGGGTCCTAGTGCCGTTGCGGTACCCAACTCAGATGTTATACACCATCACGCTTTACAAGACTCCATGCTCAATCCCATGTCATCCAATTTGGTTGACCTTGGCTCGTAA